Proteins from one Sphaeramia orbicularis chromosome 17, fSphaOr1.1, whole genome shotgun sequence genomic window:
- the jmjd4 gene encoding LOW QUALITY PROTEIN: 2-oxoglutarate and iron-dependent oxygenase JMJD4 (The sequence of the model RefSeq protein was modified relative to this genomic sequence to represent the inferred CDS: inserted 1 base in 1 codon) codes for MDREAYRNCCSLVKITRQSYEQFWSSHFVDYIDKELSYSKFFKKYLLPNHPCMFSRRFTEDWXCRKQWVTEEGKPNFQKLLSELVNHLYETPVPVANCNAKEYNANPKQVMPFKEFIHYWKEYIQNGHSSPKGCLYLKDWHMARDFPEHNVYSTPVFFTSDWLNEYWDTLEVDDYRFVYMGPKGSWTPFHADVFRSYSWSANICGRKKWLLYPPGQEEFLRDTHGNLAYDVTSSELRDRGLYPHSEEACQPLEIIQEAGEIIFVPSGWHHQVYNLEDTISINHNWLNGCNIDIMWQFLQNELSSVQKEIDEWRNTMDSWHQHCQVIMKACSGIDYGEFASFLKIIADNRMAFLNACSSGDSSEYPRHLSETLTTLGPYHAAFDLQRVAHTIECLLCNEDFKRLDHSTLTLQPETMLQQIRDTIQSTRGQHLLYQE; via the exons ATGGACAGGGAGGCGTACCGAAATTGCTGTAGTCTGGTCAAAATTACAAGGCAGTCGTATGAGCAGTTTTGGTCCTCGCATTTTGTTGACTACATCGATAAGGAGCTGAGCTAttctaaattttttaaaaagtacttGCTTCCGAATCATCCTTGTATGTTTTCAAGGAGGTTTACTGAAGACT AATGCAGAAAACAATGGGTGACCGAGGAGGGCAAGCCAAATTTCCAGAAACTGCTTTCAGAATTGGTAAATCACCTTT ATGAGACGCCTGTTCCCGTTGCAAACTGCAATGCCAAGGAGTACAATGCAAACCCTAAACAAGTAATGCCTTTCAAAGAATTTATCCACTACTGGAAAGAATACATTCAGAATGGACACTCATCACCTAAAGGATGCCTCTATCTTAAAGACTGGCACATGGCAAG GGACTTCCCAGAACACAATGTTTACTCCACACCAGTCTTCTTCACCTCTGACTGGCTTAATGAATACTGGGATACACTTGAAGTAGATGATTACCGGTTTGTCTACATGGGACCCAAAGGCTCATG GACCCCATTCCATGCAGATGTGTTCCGCTCCTACAGCTGGTCCGCAAACATTTGTGGCAGGAAGAAATGGCTCCTTTATCCCCCAGGTCAGGAAGAGTTTTTACGAGACACCCATGGCAACCTTGCTTATGATGTAACGTCATCTGAACTTCGGGACAGAGGTCTTTACCCACACTCTGAGGAAGCCTGTCAACCCCTTGAAATTATTCAGGAGGCAGGTGAAATCATTTTTGTGCCAAGTGGCTGGCACCATCAAGTTTATAATCTG GAGGACACTATCTCTATTAATCATAATTGGCTGAATGGCTGCAACATTGATATCATGTGGCAGTTCCTTCAGAATGAGCTTTCTTCGGTGCAGAAAGAGATAGATGAGTGGAGAAACACCATGGACTCGTGGCATCAGCACTGTCAG GTCATCATGAAGGCCTGCTCAGGTATTGATTATGGGGAATTTGCGTCATTCCTGAAAATTATTGCAGACAACCGAATGGCTTTCCTGAACGCTTGCTCTTCTGGAGATTCATCAGAATACCCACGACATCTCTCAGAGACCCTCACCACCCTTGGACCTTATCATGCAGCTTTTGACCTACAAAGAGTAGCTCATACTATTGAGTGTTTGCTCTGTAATGAAGACTTTAAGCGGCTCGATCATTCAACACTGACTTTGCAGCCTGAAACCATGTTACAGCAAATTCGAGACACCATACAATCCACAAGAGGGCAGCATCTCCTTTATCAGGAGTAA
- the snap47 gene encoding LOW QUALITY PROTEIN: synaptosomal-associated protein 47 (The sequence of the model RefSeq protein was modified relative to this genomic sequence to represent the inferred CDS: deleted 1 base in 1 codon; substituted 1 base at 1 genomic stop codon) encodes MSRDVPIHSWPGSYYINSXKDGESGTLSLTRTMVRFVSNQSKESIASFRISRIMEIKMESSSFIFSTLTVLEEGNVKHWFGSLKPNRVVVYNVLEHFWRERLLSPSTEARGAESQPSKGRELINLVAGAQRRLEDTGRVLSHQGEQFDNMMQGLEKIDSDLGVADKLLSELESPSWWPFGKLPWKIQQEAKAEDAQELLQLQLVEGSGRNKVITSIPAVVSKGADSDLKPGCLLVLVSSLEVRDTNCQLLHRFERNEIDEIRVHSPYEITVRQRFIGKPDICYRLLSAKMPEAMSVLEMQYKKKVEFTSEFTAFRTTPASSPCDAEGTSWTQGLQQKCQETELPLEVSAGEVSQLQVHVLQPSVSQAEAQELKQMLMQLKNLALEAETELERQDEVLDVLTSSTDRATMHIEKHTCRMKRLL; translated from the exons ATGAGCAGGGACGTTCCCATCCACAGTTGGCCCGGCTCTTATTACATCAACAGTTGAAAAGATGGGGAAAGTGGCACCTTATCACTCACCAGGACCATGGTGCGATTTGTCTCTAACCAGAGCAAGGAGAGTATTGCCAGTTTTCGCATCTCTCGAATCATGGAAATCAAGATGGAGTCATCCAGCTTTATTTTCAGTACCCTCACAGTGCTTGAGGAGGGCAATGTGAAGCATTGGTTTGGCTCTCTGAAGCCCAACAGAGTGGTGGTTTATAATGTACTAGAGCATTTCTGGAGAGAACGCCTCCTGTCCCCCAGCACAGAAGCCCGTGGTGCTGAGAGTCAGCCGTCTAAAGGCAGAGAGCTGATAAACTTGGTGGCAGGGGCTCAGAGGAGACTGGAGGACACCGGGAGAGTGCTCAGCCATCAGGGAGAGCAGTTTGATAATATGATGCAGGGATTGGAGAAGATTGACTCTGACCTGGGCGTGGCTGATAA GCTTCTGTCAGAACTGGAGTCTCCTTCTTGGTGGCCCTTTGGTAAACTACCCTGGAAGATTCAGCAGGAAGCCAAGGCTGAGGATGCT CAAGAGCTGCTGCAGCTGCAGTTGGTCGAGGGCTCTGGGAGGAACAAGGTGATCACTAGCATCCCAGCAGTGGTGTCCAAAGGTGCAGACTCAGACTTGAAGCCCGGATGCTTATTAGTCCTGGTGTCTTCGCTTGAAGTGCGAGACACAAACTGCCAACTTCTTCACCGATTTGAACGGAATGAAATTGATGAAATCAGAGTACACAGTCCCTATGAGATCACTGTTAGACAGCGGTTTATTGGGAAACCGGATATATGCTATCGGCTCCTGTCTGCCAAGATGCCAGAGGCAATGTCAGTGTTAGAGATGCAGTACAAAAAGAAGGTGGAGTTTACTAGTGAATTCACTGCCTTCAGAACAACTCCAGCTTCATCTCCATGTGACGCAGAAGGGACAAGCTGGACTCAAG GTTTGCAGCAGAAGTGCCAAGAGACAGAACTCCCACTGGAGGTCTCAGCAGGAGAGGTGTCCCAGCTGCAGGTGCATGTCCTCCAGCCATCTGTCAGTCAGGCTGAGGCCCAGGAACTCAAGCAG atgcTGATGCAGCTGAAGAACCTGGCTTTGGAGGCGGAGACAGAACTGGAACGGCAGGATGAAGTTCTGGATGTCCTGACTAGCTCGACTGACCGAGCAACCATGCACATAGAAAAGCACACCTGCCGCATGAAACGACTGCTGTAG
- the iba57 gene encoding iron-sulfur cluster assembly factor IBA57, mitochondrial, producing MGVLCLVRGAFTSVGNLGFYARKFTGRHLCVTFHNSVRVRRYSEDTAKGGSNRGQYVCYHLPHRTLVKIHGQDTGAFLQGIITNDMRLLEENENTVIYSHMLNVQGRTLYDIMLYSMMEADAFRGVLLECDSTVKDSLLKHLKVFKIRRKVNINPCPELSVWAVLPQQKTGQEDIKPELSAPEKAVVWEADPRTQGMGWRLVTNSQVDPLDIITSCQKGNTEEYHRHRYAIGLPEGVKDLPPGVALPLESNIVYMQGISFSKGCYIGQELTARTHHTGVIRKRLMPVRLSAPVEDLEEGTALHTESGKPAGKHRAGVGELGLSLIRTAHAKEVLTVKSSDDTTVTLEASVPDWWPKDEKTN from the exons ATGGGGGTGTTGTGCTTAGTGAGAGGTGCGTTCACGTCCGTCGGCAATCTCGGTTTTTACGCCAGAAAGTTCACCGGTCGACATTTGTGCGTTACGTTTCACAACAGTGTTCGTGTCAGGAGGTACAGCGAGGACACGGCGAAGGGTGGAAGTAACCGGGGACAGTATGTGTGTTACCACCTTCCCCACAGAACACTGGTAAAAATCCACGGACAGGACACCGGCGCATTTCTTCAGGGAATCATTACCAACGACATGAGGCTGTTGGAGGAGAATGAAAACACAGTCATTTATTCACACATGCTCAATGTCCAAGGCAGGACTCTGTATGATATTATGTTGTACAG CATGATGGAAGCTGATGCATTTCGTGGGGTTCTCCTGGAGTGTGACAGCACAGTTAAGGACTCACTCTTGAAACACTTGAAGGTGTTTAAAATACGCCGTAAGGTCAACATAAACCCATGTCCAGAGCTCTCTGTATGGGCAGTGTTACCCCAACAAAAAACAGGTCAAGAAGACATAAAGCCTGAGCTCTCTGCCCCAGAAAAGGCTGTGGTATGGGAGGCTGACCCTAGAACTCAGGGAATGGGCTGGAGATTGGTGACGAACTCTCAGGTCGACCCCTTAGATATCATCACGTCATGTCAGAAAGGAAACACAGAGGAGTATCACAGACATCGATATGCAATAG GGCTGCCTGAGGGAGTGAAGGACCTTCCTCCTGGAGTGGCACTACCACTGGAGTCAAATATCGTCTACATGCAGGGCATCAGTTTTAGCAAGGGCTGTTACATCGGCCAAGAGCTCACAGCCAGGACTCATCACACTGGAGTGATTCGGAAACGCCTGATGCCAGTTCGCTTGTCAGCTCCAGTTGAAGACCTTGAGGAAGGAACTGCCCTGCACACAGAGTCAGGGAAGCCAGCTGGGAAGCACCGCGCCGGGGTTGGAGAGCTGGGACTGAGTCTAATCCGCACAGCTCATGCCAAAGAAGTATTGACGGTCAAATCCTCTGATGACACAACAGTAACACTTGAGGCCTCTGTGCCAGACTGGTGGCCTAAAGATGAGAAAACCAACTGA
- the gjc2 gene encoding gap junction gamma-2 protein, with amino-acid sequence MSWSFLTRLLEEIHNHSTFVGKVWLTVLIIFRIVLTAVGGESIYSDEQTKFTCNTKQPGCDNVCYDAFAPLSHVRFWVFQIIMISTPSIMYMGYAIHKIARTSEEERKKHHRLRKKPPPHTRWRESHHLEDVLEVDEDDDAEPMIYEDTLEVQEAKPEPVSTTSKQQTKHDGRRRIMQEGLMRIYVLQLMSRAIFEIAFLAGQYLLYGFRVSPSYVCNRVPCPHRVDCFISRPTEKTIFLLIMYVVSCLCLVLNVCEMLHLGIGTFRDTLRLKRNRGRRTSYGYPFSRNIPASPPGYNLVVKSDKPSRMPNSLITHEQNMANVAQEQQCTSPDENIPSDLASLHRHLRVAQEQLDMAFQTYQTKNNQQTSRTSSPVSGGTMAEQNRVNAVQEKQGARPKSATEKATSTAKNGKTSVWI; translated from the coding sequence ATGAGCTGGAGCTTTCTCACTCGTCTTCTGGAAGAGATCCACAACCATTCCACCTTTGTGGGGAAAGTGTGGCTGACTGTTCTCATCATCTTTCGGATCGTGCTCACAGCGGTCGGGGGGGAGTCCATTTACTCGGACGAGCAGACAAAGTTCACCTGTAACACCAAGCAGCCGGGCTGTGACAACGTATGCTACGATGCCTTCGCTCCCCTCTCGCACGTCCGCTTCTGGGTCTTTCAGATCATCATGATATCCACACCGTCCATCATGTACATGGGTTACGCCATCCACAAGATCGCCCGCACCTCAGAGGAGGAACGTAAGAAGCACCACCGGCTCCGTAAAAAGCCACCCCCTCACACCAGATGGCGAGAATCCCACCACCTAGAGGACGTCTTAGAGgtggatgaagatgatgatgctgAGCCCATGATCTATGAGGATACACTGGAGGTGCAGGAGGCCAAGCCCGAACCAGTAAGCACCACCAGTAAACAGCAAACAAAGCATGATGGCCGCCGCAGAATTATGCAAGAAGGATTAATGAGAATCTACGTTCTTCAACTCATGTCACGAGCTATTTTTGAAATCGCTTTCCTCGCTGGACAGTATCTCCTTTATGGTTTTAGAGTTAGTCCCTCCTATGTGTGCAACAGGGTGCCCTGTCCTCATAGAGTGGACTGCTTCATCTCAAGGCCCACAGAGAAAACAATCTTCCTTCTCATTATGTACGTGGTAAGCTGTCTTTGTCTTGTGTTAAACGTATGTGAGATGCTTCACTTGGGGATCGGCACTTTCCGGGACACCCTTCGCCTGAAGAGGAATCGGGGCCGGCGGACATCCTACGGCTACCCGTTTTCTCGTAACATTCCAGCCTCTCCACCGGGCTACAACCTTGTGGTGAAGTCAGACAAACCTAGCAGGATGCCCAATAGTCTCATCACCCATGAGCAGAACATGGCCAATGTGGCTCAAGAGCAGCAGTGCACCAGCCCAGACGAGAACATCCCCTCAGATCTGGCGAGCCTACACCGTCACTTGCGAGTTGCCCAGGAGCAGCTCGATATGGCCTTTCAAACATATCAAACCAAAAATAACCAGCAGACCTCCAGAACCAGTAGTCCTGTATCTGGGGGCACTATGGCAGAGCAAAACCGAGTCAATGCAGTCCAGGAGAAACAAGGAGCCAGGCCAAAGTCAGCCACAGAGAAGGCTACATCAACTGCAAAAAACGGGAAGACTTCTGTCTGGATCTAG